The Phoenix dactylifera cultivar Barhee BC4 chromosome 9, palm_55x_up_171113_PBpolish2nd_filt_p, whole genome shotgun sequence genome window below encodes:
- the LOC103715621 gene encoding heavy metal-associated isoprenylated plant protein 43-like, whose product MKKIVLKISIACLKCKACAMKAVAKVEGINEITIDAEKGLLTVIGDVDPVIVVKELRKIKKWVKIESVGPYKKEEPKKEPPPKPKEPEPCKPLPSCCDACRPVVVGYVTYDDPAICTIL is encoded by the exons ATGAAG AAGATTGTGCTAAAGATCAGCATCGCATGCCTCAAGTGCAAGGCTTGTGCCATGAAAGCTGTCGCCAAGGTTGAAG GGATAAATGAGATAACGATAGACGCAGAGAAGGGTTTGCTGACGGTGATAGGAGATGTTGATCCGGTCATCGTTGTGAAGGAGCTGAGGAAGATCAAGAAGTGGGTGAAAATCGAGAGTGTTGGTCCTTACAAGAAGGAAGAGCCCAAAAAAGAACCACCACCCAAACCCAAGGAGCCAGAACCATGCAAGCCCTTGCCATCATGCTGCGACGCATGCCGGCCAGTTGTGGTCGGATACGTAACCTATGATGACCCGGCCATTTGTACCATCCTCTGA
- the LOC103715622 gene encoding transmembrane protein 230-like gives MAYVDHAFSISDEDIMMETSYVVQNRPPIKEIGLAVSLLVFGTLGIVIGVFMAANRVGGDRAHGVFFAILGSVLFIPGFYYTRIAYYAYKGYKGFSFANIPPV, from the exons ATGGCGTATGTGGACCACGCATTCTCGATCTCGGACGAGGACATCATGATGGAGACCTCGTACGTGGTCCAGAACCGGCCTCCCATCAAGGAGATCGGCCTCGCCGTCTCCCTCCTCGTCTTCGGCACCCTTGGCATCGTCATTGGCGTCTTCATGGCCGCCAACAGGGTCGGCGGCGACCGAGCCCACG GGGTTTTCTTTGCGATCTTGGGGTCGGTGCTCTTCATACCGGGGTTTTACTACACGCGGATCGCCTATTACGCTTACAAGGGGTATAAGGGCTTCTCCTTCGCCAACATACCGCCGGTTTGA